One part of the Enterococcus sp. DIV1094 genome encodes these proteins:
- a CDS encoding DUF4064 domain-containing protein, with amino-acid sequence MTKKWEISFGLIGGSTALLFFGGIAVTINQMSLSNFRETYHALALETFGSAEETFELLRKMTGLFSVSLFLSLVGLCLALYISLKGKASLVAASIYLVSGILLLIGTQLIAFPFVFFYLLAAGSSMYRQKKEQRWEADVSK; translated from the coding sequence ATGACAAAAAAATGGGAAATTAGTTTTGGCTTGATCGGTGGTTCTACCGCTTTGTTGTTTTTTGGTGGAATCGCTGTGACGATCAATCAAATGTCACTTTCGAATTTTCGGGAAACATATCATGCTCTTGCTCTAGAAACCTTTGGTAGTGCAGAGGAAACGTTTGAGCTATTACGTAAGATGACAGGTTTGTTTAGTGTAAGTCTCTTCCTCTCGTTGGTTGGATTATGTCTGGCTCTTTATATTTCGTTAAAGGGAAAAGCAAGTCTCGTGGCGGCAAGTATTTATTTAGTGTCAGGAATCCTTCTATTGATTGGTACGCAATTAATTGCTTTCCCATTTGTCTTTTTCTATCTATTAGCAGCAGGTTCAAGTATGTATCGTCAAAAAAAAGAGCAGAGGTGGGAAGCTGATGTTTCAAAGTAA
- a CDS encoding pectinesterase family protein, whose translation MKTEIVIDPVPGKADYQSIQAGIDYLGSLPNSTKKTLIIREGLYREYIECRLSNFQMLGQGEVQIIGYRSAKQKLSSGEERETFRTATVFLEGENVHIENLQIINQAGAGDQVGQAVALFNYAHHVRLVNCRLSGQQDTLCTGPLPPTQKDGRLFLTPVTKERKYCRQYYERCWIEGTIDFIFGGADAVFDHCIINSLPCSSNGYITAASTTKEQEQGFYFYACAIVADVDVSAVYLGRPWRSYAQVTFEKCEIGAHVHQHGWHDWDEEKNRHTARFYERNNRYQGWVCRDAWLTIEKGENR comes from the coding sequence ATGAAAACGGAAATCGTGATCGATCCAGTCCCAGGAAAAGCAGATTACCAGAGCATCCAAGCGGGGATCGATTATTTGGGCTCATTGCCGAACAGCACAAAAAAGACCCTGATCATTCGAGAAGGTCTCTATCGTGAATATATCGAATGCCGATTGTCTAATTTTCAAATGCTTGGGCAAGGAGAAGTACAAATCATTGGTTATCGGTCTGCAAAACAAAAACTTTCATCTGGTGAAGAAAGAGAAACATTTCGGACAGCAACAGTATTTCTTGAAGGAGAAAATGTTCATATCGAAAATCTACAGATCATCAATCAAGCCGGCGCAGGAGATCAGGTGGGGCAAGCAGTCGCACTGTTCAATTACGCGCATCACGTGCGGTTGGTGAATTGTCGCTTATCTGGGCAACAAGACACGCTATGTACGGGGCCGTTGCCTCCGACACAAAAAGATGGTCGCCTCTTTCTTACACCAGTAACGAAGGAACGCAAGTATTGCCGACAATATTATGAAAGATGTTGGATCGAAGGAACGATTGATTTTATTTTTGGTGGAGCAGATGCGGTATTTGACCATTGTATTATCAATAGTTTGCCTTGTTCTTCTAATGGCTATATCACAGCCGCTTCAACGACAAAGGAACAAGAACAAGGGTTTTATTTTTATGCCTGTGCCATTGTCGCAGATGTTGACGTATCTGCTGTCTATTTAGGACGTCCATGGCGTTCTTATGCACAGGTTACATTTGAAAAGTGTGAGATAGGCGCACACGTCCATCAACATGGCTGGCATGATTGGGATGAAGAGAAAAATAGACATACCGCTCGTTTTTATGAAAGAAATAATAGGTATCAAGGGTGGGTCTGCCGAGACGCATGGCTGACTATCGAAAAGGGAGAGAATAGATGA
- a CDS encoding alpha/beta hydrolase family protein, with protein MPLIDYLGRDARSSEPSGNCLSQRVTNDQVIEYYQLTLNDLEPVPAIYVYPTKKEEPLPVVIYLHSHGGDFSLGKSELLKGASYFVEPSFAQALTSMGYGVWTIDAWGFEERGGVAESELFKRFLLTGRTLWGMRLFDVLSLIDYLETREDIDAQRIATIGLSMGGLLSWWASALDERVKVCIDLAGQVEVESLLKHQMLDCHGYYYYVPDLLTEYTTLAIQQKIAPRKRLTIVGKNDRMCLAEGVTRLNKHLALYYQKLGVPTNFQGYALNGGHFETHEMRSKWQAFLKEQL; from the coding sequence ATGCCGTTGATCGATTATTTAGGAAGAGACGCTCGTTCCTCCGAGCCAAGTGGTAATTGTTTATCGCAAAGAGTTACCAATGATCAGGTGATTGAGTACTATCAACTAACATTAAATGATCTTGAACCTGTGCCAGCTATTTATGTGTATCCGACAAAAAAGGAAGAACCTTTACCTGTTGTGATCTATCTGCATTCACATGGCGGTGATTTTTCGCTTGGAAAAAGTGAATTACTAAAAGGTGCGTCCTATTTTGTGGAACCTTCGTTTGCGCAGGCTTTGACAAGTATGGGGTATGGTGTGTGGACGATCGATGCTTGGGGATTTGAAGAACGCGGAGGCGTTGCTGAAAGTGAACTTTTTAAGCGGTTCTTATTAACAGGACGAACGCTTTGGGGGATGCGGCTCTTTGATGTGCTTAGTTTGATCGATTACTTGGAAACACGGGAAGATATTGACGCACAACGTATTGCAACGATCGGTTTATCAATGGGCGGATTATTGAGTTGGTGGGCAAGTGCATTAGATGAGCGTGTGAAAGTATGTATTGACTTAGCCGGTCAAGTGGAAGTCGAATCTTTATTGAAACACCAGATGTTAGACTGCCACGGGTACTATTATTATGTTCCTGATTTATTGACGGAATATACGACTTTAGCGATCCAGCAGAAAATAGCACCTCGTAAACGATTAACTATAGTAGGAAAAAACGATCGCATGTGTTTAGCAGAAGGTGTCACTCGCTTGAATAAACACTTGGCGCTGTATTATCAAAAACTTGGAGTACCGACGAATTTTCAAGGATACGCTTTGAATGGTGGTCATTTTGAAACACATGAGATGCGAAGTAAATGGCAAGCATTTTTAAAGGAGCAGCTATAA
- a CDS encoding glycosyl hydrolase family 28 protein: protein MINILSLGASVDILNTTVIQQAIDQVAEIGGGRVTVPSGQFLTGPLCLKSNVELYLSPGAVLKFSDDPTHYPEILSSWEGVPKKVYASCIYAQQAENIAITGFGKLDGNGQKWWHIFRDGHESLEYPRPKLIGFDHCRRVTIRDVQLIDSPSWTIHPNHCQDVTVDHVAICNPADSPNTDGIDPESCNNVHISNCHIDVGDDCIAIKAGTEDAVDQVPCQNITITNCTMVHGHGGVVLGSEMSGGIRNVTISNCVFQETDRGIRLKTRRGRGGIIEDIRVTNVIMDQVLCPFVINLYYFCGPRGKDPYVWDKEVYPIDERTPQVRRVHFSAVTARNVHASAGFIYGLAEQAVQDISFDHIDISMAKDAKAGVPAMMTGLEPMRQQGFYVRFGKHISFHQITIEHHKGPAFMIEDSEDIPIKRMRATELDKKNVSIIEGTQ from the coding sequence GTGATCAATATTTTAAGCTTAGGTGCATCCGTCGATATCCTCAATACGACAGTGATCCAACAAGCGATCGATCAAGTCGCTGAAATAGGGGGCGGGAGAGTAACCGTTCCAAGTGGGCAGTTCTTAACGGGGCCATTGTGTCTGAAAAGTAATGTAGAGCTATATCTTTCTCCTGGTGCAGTGCTAAAATTTTCGGACGACCCGACACATTATCCAGAGATTTTGTCTAGCTGGGAAGGTGTCCCAAAAAAGGTATACGCTTCATGTATCTATGCGCAACAAGCAGAAAATATTGCCATCACTGGATTTGGGAAATTAGATGGTAACGGACAGAAATGGTGGCACATTTTTCGAGACGGCCATGAATCACTTGAGTATCCTCGACCAAAATTGATTGGTTTTGATCATTGCCGGCGAGTAACGATCCGTGACGTCCAGTTGATCGATTCTCCGAGTTGGACCATCCATCCGAATCATTGCCAAGATGTCACTGTCGATCATGTAGCCATCTGTAACCCTGCTGATTCGCCGAACACAGACGGGATCGATCCGGAATCTTGTAATAATGTGCATATCAGTAATTGTCATATCGATGTTGGTGATGACTGCATTGCCATCAAAGCGGGTACAGAAGATGCTGTTGATCAGGTGCCATGTCAAAATATCACGATCACCAATTGTACGATGGTCCACGGTCATGGTGGCGTAGTTTTAGGAAGTGAAATGAGCGGAGGGATTCGGAATGTAACGATTTCGAACTGTGTATTCCAAGAAACGGATCGTGGAATTCGATTAAAGACACGTCGAGGTCGAGGTGGGATCATCGAAGATATTCGAGTAACAAATGTGATCATGGATCAAGTGCTTTGTCCTTTTGTTATCAATCTTTATTATTTTTGTGGACCTCGTGGAAAAGATCCATACGTCTGGGACAAAGAAGTATATCCAATCGATGAGCGGACACCACAAGTTCGGCGCGTTCATTTTTCAGCGGTCACTGCTCGAAATGTCCATGCTTCGGCTGGTTTTATTTATGGGTTAGCAGAACAAGCAGTTCAAGATATTTCTTTCGACCATATCGACATCTCAATGGCAAAAGATGCAAAAGCAGGAGTGCCTGCCATGATGACAGGCTTAGAACCGATGCGCCAACAAGGATTTTATGTGCGGTTTGGTAAACATATTTCTTTCCATCAGATAACGATCGAGCATCATAAGGGGCCGGCATTTATGATTGAAGACTCTGAAGACATTCCAATCAAACGTATGCGGGCGACAGAGTTGGATAAGAAAAATGTATCTATTATAGAAGGAACGCAATGA